A region from the Cannabis sativa cultivar Pink pepper isolate KNU-18-1 chromosome 9, ASM2916894v1, whole genome shotgun sequence genome encodes:
- the LOC133031107 gene encoding protein AGENET DOMAIN (AGD)-CONTAINING P1-like isoform X1 translates to MGLLWKSATMRKGYEGSWFKAKIIESLADDNFWVEYKDLVTKDEVSQPLREKAERRHIRPEPPLVPPEDKFKFSEKVDAWYNDGWWEGEISKVLPFSSYNVYFKHTREEITFSSSHICGLIETGLKESGLFLLLLIPFILRNRYIVQQH, encoded by the exons atgggGCTGTTGTGGAAGTCAGCAACGATGAGAAAAGGCTACGAGGGTTCATGGTTCAAGGCTAAAATAATTGAGTCTTTAGCTGATGACAACTTTTGGGTCGAATACAAAGACCTCGTAACCAAAGATGAAGTTTCCCAACCATTGAGAGAAAAAGCAGAGCGAAGACATATTAGGCCTGAGCCTCCTTTGGTTCCACCAGAAGACAAATTTAAGTTTTCAGAGAAAGTGGATGCATGGTACAATGATGGCTGGTGGGAGGGTGAAATTTCAAAGGTTTTACCTTTCTCGAGTTATAATGTATACTTCAAACACACAAGGGAAGAGATTACATTCTCATCTTCTCATATTTGCGGCCTCATCGAGACTGGATTAAAGGAAAGTGGTCTATTCCTCCTGCTTCTCATACCATTCATACTCag AAACAGGTATATAGTTCAGCAACACTAA
- the LOC133031107 gene encoding protein AGENET DOMAIN (AGD)-CONTAINING P1-like isoform X2 has translation MGLLWKSATMRKGYEGSWFKAKIIESLADDNFWVEYKDLVTKDEVSQPLREKAERRHIRPEPPLVPPEDKFKFSEKVDAWYNDGWWEGEISKVLPFSSYNVYFKHTREEITFSSSHICGLIETGLKESGLFLLLLIPFILRYIVQQH, from the exons atgggGCTGTTGTGGAAGTCAGCAACGATGAGAAAAGGCTACGAGGGTTCATGGTTCAAGGCTAAAATAATTGAGTCTTTAGCTGATGACAACTTTTGGGTCGAATACAAAGACCTCGTAACCAAAGATGAAGTTTCCCAACCATTGAGAGAAAAAGCAGAGCGAAGACATATTAGGCCTGAGCCTCCTTTGGTTCCACCAGAAGACAAATTTAAGTTTTCAGAGAAAGTGGATGCATGGTACAATGATGGCTGGTGGGAGGGTGAAATTTCAAAGGTTTTACCTTTCTCGAGTTATAATGTATACTTCAAACACACAAGGGAAGAGATTACATTCTCATCTTCTCATATTTGCGGCCTCATCGAGACTGGATTAAAGGAAAGTGGTCTATTCCTCCTGCTTCTCATACCATTCATACTCag GTATATAGTTCAGCAACACTAA